Proteins co-encoded in one Lacerta agilis isolate rLacAgi1 chromosome 6, rLacAgi1.pri, whole genome shotgun sequence genomic window:
- the LOC117048829 gene encoding tubulin alpha-8 chain: MRECISIHVGQAGVQIGNGCWELYCLEHGIQPNGTMPSDKTIGGGDDSFNTFFSETGAGKHVPRAVFVDLEPAVIDEVRTGTYKQLFHPEQLISGKEDAANNYARGHYTVGKEIIDLVLERVRKLADQCTGLQGFLIFHSFGGGTGSGFTSLLMERLSVDYGKKSKLEFAIYPAPQVSTAVVEPYNSILTTHTTLEHSDCAFMVDNEAIYDICRRNLDIERPTYTNLNRLIGQIVSSITASLRFDGALNVDLTEFQTNLVPYPRIHFPLVTYSPIISAEKAYHEQLSVSEITNACFEPSNQMVKCDPRHGKYMACCMLYRGDVVPKDVNVAIAAIKTKRTIQFVDWCPTGFKVGINYQPPTVVPGGDLAKVQRAVCMLSNTTAIAEAWARLDHKFDLMYAKRAFVHWYVGEGMEEGEFSEAREDLAALEKDYEEVGTDSLDGDDEGEEY, encoded by the exons ATG CGTGAGTGCATCTCAATTCACGTTGGCCAAGCTGGTGTGCAAATCGGCAATGGATGCTGGGAACTCTACTGCTTGGAGCATGGGATCCAGCCTAATGGCACCATGCCAAGTGACAAAACAATTGGTGGTGGAGATGACTCATTCAACACCTTCTTCAGTGAAACTGGTGCAGGAAAACATGTCCCTCGTGCTGTGTTTGTGGATTTGGAGCCAGCTGTGATAG ACGAAGTGCGGACTGGGACATATAAACAGCTCTTTCACCCTGAACAGCTGATTTCTGGCAAGGAAGATGCTGCTAATAATTATGCAAGAGGTCACTACACTGTAGGCAAAGAAATAATTGATCTCGTACTGGAGCGCGTCAGGAAACTG gcTGACCAGTGTACTGGCTTGCAAGGATTCCTGATCTTCCACAGCTTTGGAGGTGGCACTGGGTCAGGATTCACTTCTCTGCTGATGGAGCGCCTATCAGTCGACtatggaaagaaatcaaaattaGAATTTGCCatatacccagctccccaagTTTCAACTGCTGTTGTTGAGCCATATAACTCCATCCTGACAACCCACACCACCCTTGAACATTCTGACTGTGCCTTCATGGTTGATAATGAAGCCATCTATGACATTTGTCGTAGGAATCTGGACATCGAACGCCCTACCTACACTAACCTCAACCGCCTCATTGGTCAGATTGTTTCTTCAATCACCGCCTCTCTCAGATTTGATGGTGCCTTAAATGTGGATCTGACAGAGTTCCAGACAAACCTGGTGCCTTACCCCAGAATCCACTTCCCTCTGGTAACCTATTCCCCCATTATCTCAGCAGAGAAGGCCTACCATGAGCAGCTCTCTGTCTCTGAGATCACCAATGCCTGCTTTGAGCCATCCAACCAGATGGTGAAATGTGATCCCCGCCATGGCAAGTACATGGCTTGTTGTATGCTGTATCGTGGAGATGTTGTCCCCAAGGATGTCAATGTTGCTATTGCCGCTATCAAAACGAAGCGTACCATTCAATTTGTTGACTGGTGTCCTACTGGTTTTAAG GTGGGTATTAATTACCAGCCTCCGACGGTTGTTCCTGGTGGTGACTTGGCCAAAGTCCAGCGTGCGGTCTGTATGCTCAGCAACACCACAGCCATTGCGGAGGCCTGGGCCCGCCTGGACCACAAATTCGACTTGATGTATGCCAAGCGTGCTTTTGTCCATTGGTATGTCGGAGAAGGAATGGAGGAAGGGGAGTTTTCGGAGGCCCGAGAAGATCTGGCTGCACTTGAGAAGGATTATGAAGAAGTGGGCACAGACTCCTTGGATGGTGACGATGAAGGCGAGGAGTATTAG